The following are encoded in a window of Sulfitobacter sp. S190 genomic DNA:
- a CDS encoding biotin--[acetyl-CoA-carboxylase] ligase: MSAPPDLTLPADWPTGYARRVLDSVDSTLSEAARIAPDLIQPTWIMAAEQTAARGRRGHAWATPRGNFAGTLIMPRPGGPETAALRSFVASLALWETCVALTGREDAFALKWPNDVLLRGGKLAGILLESIGPHLVIGIGVNLAHAPAAKDVETGALRPVSLRGETGIDVTPEQFLDTLAIAFERVEAQMVTYGFGPIRTAWLARAARRGEMVTARTMRDETVGIFEDVDNAGNLILSTAKGRIAITAADVYF, translated from the coding sequence GTGAGCGCCCCGCCTGATCTGACCCTCCCTGCCGATTGGCCCACCGGGTATGCCCGGCGGGTGCTGGACAGCGTGGATTCCACCCTGTCCGAGGCGGCCCGCATTGCGCCGGACCTTATTCAACCGACCTGGATCATGGCAGCCGAGCAAACGGCCGCGCGCGGGCGCAGGGGGCATGCGTGGGCAACGCCACGGGGCAATTTCGCGGGCACGCTTATCATGCCGCGCCCCGGCGGACCCGAAACCGCCGCCCTGCGGTCGTTCGTGGCCAGCTTGGCCCTGTGGGAAACCTGCGTCGCGCTGACAGGGCGCGAGGATGCCTTTGCCCTGAAATGGCCCAACGACGTGCTGCTGCGCGGCGGAAAACTGGCGGGTATCCTGCTTGAAAGCATCGGGCCGCATCTTGTCATCGGGATCGGCGTCAATCTGGCGCATGCGCCAGCGGCCAAGGACGTGGAGACCGGCGCCCTGCGACCGGTGTCTCTGCGCGGCGAGACCGGCATCGACGTCACGCCGGAGCAGTTCCTCGACACGCTTGCCATCGCCTTCGAACGGGTCGAAGCGCAAATGGTGACCTACGGCTTCGGCCCGATCCGCACCGCGTGGCTGGCGCGGGCGGCACGGCGCGGCGAAATGGTCACCGCGCGGACCATGCGCGACGAAACGGTCGGCATCTTCGAAGACGTCGACAACGCAGGCAACCTGATCCTGTCCACGGCTAAGGGCCGCATCGCGATCACCGCGGCCGACGTTTACTTCTGA
- a CDS encoding type III pantothenate kinase has protein sequence MLLAIDCGNTNTVFSIWDGSSFIATWRTATEWQRTADQYYVWLSSLMKFQQLDVEITDVIISSTVPRVVFNLRVFADRYFNTRPLVVGKPECALPVDVRVDEGTAVGPDRLVNTVAGHDLYGGDLIVVDFGTATTFDVVASDGAYVGGVIAPGVNLSLEALHNAAAALPHVDISKPQAVVGTNTVACMQSGVFWGYVGLVREICARIKAERDRDMKVISTGGLAPLFQQAVTLFDEYQDELTMHGLTVIHKYNKECAEQ, from the coding sequence ATGCTTCTGGCGATTGATTGCGGCAACACCAATACCGTCTTTTCGATCTGGGACGGGTCGTCCTTTATCGCAACCTGGCGCACGGCCACCGAATGGCAGCGCACGGCGGACCAGTATTACGTATGGCTCAGCAGCCTGATGAAATTCCAGCAGCTCGACGTCGAAATCACCGATGTGATCATCAGCTCCACGGTGCCGCGTGTGGTGTTCAACCTGCGGGTCTTTGCGGACCGGTACTTCAACACGCGCCCGCTTGTCGTGGGCAAACCGGAGTGCGCGCTGCCGGTGGATGTGCGCGTCGACGAAGGGACCGCGGTGGGGCCGGACAGGCTGGTCAACACAGTGGCGGGTCATGATCTTTACGGCGGTGACCTGATCGTGGTCGATTTCGGCACCGCAACCACCTTTGATGTCGTAGCGTCAGACGGCGCATATGTCGGAGGGGTGATCGCACCGGGTGTTAATCTGTCACTCGAAGCCCTACATAACGCTGCAGCGGCCTTGCCCCACGTCGATATTTCCAAACCACAAGCGGTTGTCGGTACGAATACCGTCGCTTGTATGCAATCGGGTGTCTTTTGGGGTTATGTCGGTCTGGTCCGTGAGATATGTGCCCGGATCAAGGCGGAACGGGACCGCGATATGAAAGTTATCTCGACTGGAGGGTTGGCGCCGCTGTTTCAGCAGGCCGTGACCCTGTTTGACGAATACCAAGATGAACTGACGATGCACGGTTTGACCGTGATACATAAGTATAACAAGGAATGTGCTGAACAATGA
- a CDS encoding ribonuclease J — protein sequence MSSERLIYLPLGGAGEIGMNAYVYGYGRPGKERLIVVDLGVAFPDMDTSPGVDLIIADIAWLVERRDRIEAIFVTHAHEDHVGGVAHTWDKLQAPIYARTFTANIARRKMDEYGHPDDAVRIASPWPETIEAGPFKVGFQPISHSIPESSALVIDTPAGRVVHSGDFKVDLTPGVGEPFDPAAFEDIAKDGVKALVCDSTNVFSPDAGRSEATIGPDIEALVASAKGMVVATTFASNVARVKTLAEAGQRAGRSIVLLGRAMKRMVDAAQETGVLADFPGTVSPEAARDIPRENLMLLVTGSQGERRAASAQLARGKYMGLEMQEGDMFLFSSKTIPGNEKGVIRIMNQFSEMGVDVVDDSSGKYHVSGHANRPDLETLHDIIKPQVLIPMHGEHRHLREHVKIADGKGITGVLAVNGMMVDLSGNAPKIAEYIDTGRTYLDGSVQYGAMDGVVRDRIRMALNGHLTVTVIMDDEDEPLGDPWVDVMGLPETGNSRAALVDVVEADLSQWLGRQKAKTLRDDEALNDGLRKAARQSAFGEIGKKPEVTVVVSRLS from the coding sequence ATGAGCAGCGAACGATTGATTTATCTGCCCCTCGGTGGGGCAGGCGAAATTGGCATGAACGCCTATGTCTACGGCTATGGCCGCCCCGGTAAGGAGCGGTTGATCGTGGTGGACCTTGGCGTCGCCTTCCCCGACATGGATACCAGCCCCGGCGTTGACCTGATCATCGCCGACATCGCGTGGCTGGTCGAACGGCGTGACCGGATCGAAGCGATCTTTGTCACCCACGCCCACGAAGATCACGTGGGCGGTGTTGCCCACACGTGGGACAAACTGCAGGCCCCGATTTATGCGCGGACGTTTACCGCCAACATCGCGCGCCGCAAGATGGACGAATACGGCCATCCCGATGATGCGGTACGCATTGCGTCGCCTTGGCCCGAAACAATCGAGGCCGGCCCCTTCAAGGTTGGCTTCCAGCCGATTTCCCACTCCATCCCCGAAAGCAGCGCGCTCGTCATCGACACGCCTGCGGGGCGGGTCGTGCATTCGGGCGACTTCAAGGTCGATCTGACGCCGGGCGTCGGCGAACCTTTCGATCCTGCCGCTTTTGAGGACATCGCCAAGGACGGCGTCAAGGCGCTGGTGTGCGACAGCACGAATGTCTTCAGCCCCGATGCGGGCCGCTCTGAGGCCACGATCGGCCCTGACATCGAAGCTCTGGTCGCCTCGGCCAAGGGCATGGTCGTGGCCACGACATTCGCCTCCAACGTGGCGCGTGTGAAAACACTGGCCGAAGCGGGCCAGCGGGCAGGGCGCTCTATCGTGCTGTTGGGCCGTGCGATGAAACGCATGGTCGACGCGGCACAGGAAACCGGCGTACTGGCCGACTTCCCCGGTACCGTCAGCCCCGAAGCCGCACGCGACATTCCGCGCGAAAATCTGATGCTTCTGGTCACCGGCAGCCAGGGCGAACGCCGGGCCGCCTCCGCACAGCTTGCGCGGGGCAAGTACATGGGGCTGGAAATGCAAGAGGGCGACATGTTCCTCTTTTCCTCCAAGACCATCCCGGGCAACGAAAAGGGCGTGATCCGCATCATGAACCAGTTCTCGGAAATGGGCGTGGATGTGGTTGACGACAGTTCGGGCAAATATCACGTGTCGGGCCACGCCAACCGTCCCGATCTTGAAACGCTGCACGACATCATCAAGCCGCAGGTGCTGATCCCGATGCACGGCGAACACCGCCATCTGCGCGAACACGTGAAAATCGCCGACGGCAAAGGCATCACCGGCGTGCTTGCGGTCAACGGCATGATGGTCGATCTGTCCGGCAACGCGCCCAAGATCGCCGAATACATCGACACCGGCCGCACCTATCTCGACGGCTCGGTGCAATACGGTGCGATGGACGGTGTCGTGCGCGACCGCATCCGCATGGCGCTGAACGGTCATCTGACCGTGACGGTCATCATGGACGACGAGGATGAACCGCTCGGTGATCCGTGGGTCGACGTGATGGGCCTGCCCGAAACGGGCAACAGCCGCGCCGCACTGGTCGATGTGGTCGAAGCGGACCTGAGCCAGTGGTTGGGTCGTCAAAAAGCCAAAACGCTGCGCGACGACGAGGCGCTGAACGACGGTCTGCGCAAAGCGGCACGGCAATCCGCCTTTGGCGAGATCGGCAAAAAGCCCGAAGTCACCGTGGTGGTCAGCCGTCTGAGCTGA
- a CDS encoding DEAD/DEAH box helicase: MTKFTDLNLNPKVLKAIAEAGYESPTPIQAGAIPPALEGRDVLGIAQTGTGKTASFVLPMITALARGRARARMPRSLVLCPTRELAAQVAENFDTYTKHLKLTKALLIGGVSFKEQDTLIDKGVDVLIATPGRLLDHFERGKLILSDVKVMVVDEADRMLDMGFIPDIERIFGLTPFTRQTLFFSATMAPEIERITNTFLSNPERVEVARQATTSENIEQGVLMFKASRKDREASEKRKVLRALIDAEGEKCTNAIIFCNRKMDVDVVAKSLKKYGYDAAPIHGDLDQSQRTRTLDGFRNGELRFLVASDVAARGLDVPSVSHVFNFDVPSHAEDYVHRIGRTGRAGRDGKAIMICVPRDEKNFEDVERLVQKAIPRLDNPLGGAKADDAAPAQKSDANPEGDKTDKPKRTRSRSRKSDEAPKEAQQEAKADPVAEQPAVQTEEPRKTEEPKRQQRGKHDDGNKSQRGGRGRGGKGGDNNRRGGNQVVGLGDHTPGFIEMSFEERQKA; the protein is encoded by the coding sequence ATGACGAAATTTACCGATCTCAACCTTAATCCAAAGGTACTCAAGGCGATTGCCGAAGCGGGCTATGAAAGCCCCACACCGATTCAGGCAGGCGCCATTCCCCCCGCCCTCGAGGGGCGCGACGTGCTGGGCATCGCCCAGACAGGCACCGGCAAGACCGCCAGCTTTGTTCTGCCGATGATCACCGCGCTGGCGCGGGGCCGTGCACGCGCCCGGATGCCGCGCAGTCTGGTGCTCTGCCCGACCCGCGAACTGGCCGCACAGGTGGCCGAGAATTTCGACACCTACACCAAGCACCTGAAGCTGACGAAGGCGCTGTTGATTGGCGGCGTGTCGTTCAAGGAACAGGACACGCTGATCGACAAGGGCGTGGACGTGCTGATCGCGACACCGGGCCGTTTGCTGGACCATTTCGAGCGCGGTAAACTGATCTTGTCCGACGTGAAAGTGATGGTCGTCGACGAAGCGGACCGGATGCTCGATATGGGTTTCATCCCCGATATCGAACGCATTTTCGGGCTGACACCGTTTACCCGCCAGACGCTGTTCTTTTCGGCGACAATGGCCCCCGAAATCGAGCGGATCACCAATACGTTCCTGTCGAACCCCGAGCGGGTCGAAGTGGCCCGTCAGGCGACGACATCGGAAAACATCGAACAGGGTGTGCTGATGTTCAAGGCATCGCGCAAGGACCGCGAAGCCAGCGAAAAGCGCAAGGTTTTGCGCGCGTTGATCGACGCGGAGGGCGAGAAATGCACCAACGCGATCATCTTTTGCAACCGCAAGATGGATGTGGACGTGGTGGCCAAATCGCTCAAGAAATATGGCTATGACGCGGCCCCGATCCACGGCGATCTGGACCAGAGCCAGCGGACACGCACGCTTGACGGTTTCCGCAATGGCGAGCTGCGCTTTCTTGTGGCGTCCGACGTGGCCGCGCGCGGTCTGGATGTGCCGTCGGTCAGCCATGTTTTCAACTTCGACGTGCCCAGCCATGCCGAGGACTATGTCCACCGCATCGGCCGCACGGGCCGCGCGGGCCGCGATGGCAAAGCCATCATGATCTGCGTGCCGCGCGACGAGAAGAATTTCGAGGATGTTGAGCGATTGGTGCAGAAGGCGATCCCGCGGCTCGACAACCCGCTTGGCGGGGCCAAGGCCGATGACGCGGCACCGGCGCAGAAGTCTGACGCGAATCCCGAGGGCGACAAGACCGACAAGCCTAAGCGTACCCGGTCGCGCAGCCGCAAATCGGATGAGGCGCCCAAGGAAGCACAGCAGGAGGCCAAGGCCGACCCTGTGGCGGAGCAGCCCGCGGTGCAGACCGAAGAGCCACGAAAGACCGAAGAACCCAAGCGCCAGCAGCGTGGCAAACACGACGATGGCAACAAATCCCAACGTGGCGGCCGTGGCCGTGGCGGCAAGGGAGGCGACAACAACCGTCGCGGTGGCAATCAGGTCGTGGGTCTGGGCGATCATACGCCCGGTTTCATCGAAATGAGCTTTGAGGAGCGTCAGAAGGCCTGA
- a CDS encoding glycosyltransferase family 2 protein has protein sequence MTWGVVSTIKAEAPAILRFVAYHLHTGAARLYLYLDAPCPAAEAALRDRPEVVLTQCDEAYWAARKGGRPDAHQARQTINATRAYHEARDLEWITHIDVDEFLVPRTPIDAQLAALGPQVLNARARPMELLADGSGDAFKQFVPQGPQREPTVSRLYPHFGEFLKGGFLSHIAGKVFVRTGLPDVKLRIHNVFQNGEMNPAGVELPGCQLAHFHAPSWEAWQRSFHYRFEQGSYRADLGPAKPRKRGGITTHELFDFLMQDDPEAGLRRFFDEVCADSPDLRARLEAEGLLYVQSIPFDTYVRKYFPQTSMI, from the coding sequence GTGACCTGGGGCGTGGTGTCGACCATCAAGGCGGAGGCGCCCGCGATCCTCCGGTTTGTGGCCTACCATCTGCACACGGGCGCGGCGCGGCTGTATCTGTACCTCGACGCGCCCTGCCCTGCGGCCGAAGCCGCGCTGCGCGACCGCCCCGAAGTGGTGCTGACGCAGTGCGACGAGGCCTATTGGGCCGCACGCAAGGGCGGACGGCCCGATGCCCATCAGGCCCGCCAGACCATCAACGCCACACGGGCGTACCACGAGGCACGCGATCTGGAGTGGATCACACATATCGATGTGGACGAGTTTCTGGTGCCGCGGACACCGATCGATGCGCAACTGGCCGCACTCGGGCCGCAGGTGTTGAACGCCCGCGCCCGTCCGATGGAGTTGTTGGCCGATGGCAGCGGTGATGCGTTCAAACAGTTTGTCCCGCAAGGACCGCAGCGCGAGCCCACGGTGTCACGGCTCTATCCCCATTTCGGCGAGTTTCTCAAAGGCGGTTTCCTGAGCCATATCGCGGGCAAGGTGTTTGTGCGTACAGGGCTGCCAGATGTGAAGCTGCGCATCCACAACGTGTTCCAGAACGGCGAAATGAACCCCGCGGGTGTCGAACTGCCCGGTTGCCAGCTGGCGCATTTTCACGCCCCTTCGTGGGAGGCGTGGCAGCGCAGTTTCCACTACCGGTTCGAGCAGGGATCATACCGCGCCGATCTGGGCCCGGCAAAGCCGCGCAAACGCGGCGGCATCACCACCCACGAGCTGTTTGATTTTCTGATGCAGGACGACCCCGAGGCCGGATTGCGCCGGTTTTTCGACGAGGTCTGCGCCGACAGCCCCGATTTGCGCGCCCGGCTTGAGGCGGAGGGGCTGCTGTACGTGCAGTCGATCCCATTTGACACATATGTGCGCAAATATTTTCCTCAGACGTCAATGATTTGA
- a CDS encoding peptide chain release factor 3 yields the protein MLDTPTNRPDLPAEIARRRTFAIISHPDAGKTTLTEKFLLFGGAIQMAGQVRAKGEARRTRSDFMAMEKDRGISVSASAMSFDFLNRGTNYRFNLVDTPGHSDFSEDTYRTLTAVDAAVMVIDGAKGVESQTQKLFEVCRMRDLPILTFCNKMDRESRDVFEIIDEIQENLAIDVTPASWPIGVGRDFLGCYDILRDRLELMDRADRNKVAESIEINGLDDPKLEEHVPADLLAKLREDLEMVRELMPPLDPALMAEGSLTPIWFGSAINSFGVKELMAGIATYGPEPQIQSAEPRQILPEEKKVAGFVFKVQANMDPKHRDRVAFVRLASGHFQRGMKMTHVRTKKPMAITNPVMFLASDRELAEEAWAGDIIGIPNHGQLRIGDTLTEGEALRVSGIPSFAPELLQGVRAGDPLKAKHLEKALMQFAEEGAAKVFKPSIGSGFVVGVVGQLQFEVLASRIELEYGLPVRFEQSQFTSARWVNGARAAVEKFADANKQHIAHDHDGDIVYLTRLQWDIDRVERDYPDVTLTATKEMMV from the coding sequence ATGTTGGACACCCCCACCAATCGCCCCGACCTGCCCGCCGAAATCGCGCGCCGCCGGACCTTTGCGATCATCAGCCACCCCGATGCGGGCAAGACGACGCTGACGGAAAAGTTCCTGCTGTTCGGGGGAGCGATCCAGATGGCGGGACAGGTGCGCGCCAAGGGTGAGGCGCGCCGCACGCGGTCGGACTTCATGGCGATGGAAAAGGACCGCGGCATTTCGGTATCCGCCTCCGCGATGTCCTTCGATTTTCTCAATCGCGGGACCAATTACCGCTTCAACCTCGTGGACACGCCGGGCCACTCCGACTTTTCCGAAGATACCTACCGGACGCTGACGGCGGTGGATGCGGCGGTGATGGTGATTGACGGGGCCAAGGGGGTCGAGAGCCAGACGCAAAAGCTGTTTGAAGTGTGCCGGATGCGCGATCTGCCGATCCTCACGTTCTGTAACAAGATGGACCGCGAAAGCCGCGATGTGTTCGAGATCATCGACGAAATCCAGGAAAACCTGGCCATCGATGTAACGCCTGCCAGCTGGCCCATCGGCGTCGGCCGCGATTTTCTGGGCTGCTACGACATTCTGCGCGACCGGCTGGAGCTGATGGACCGCGCCGACCGCAACAAGGTCGCCGAGAGTATCGAGATCAACGGGCTGGACGACCCCAAGCTGGAAGAACATGTACCCGCCGACCTGCTGGCCAAGCTGCGCGAGGATCTGGAGATGGTGCGCGAGCTGATGCCGCCGCTTGATCCGGCGCTGATGGCGGAGGGCTCGCTCACGCCCATATGGTTCGGGTCGGCGATCAACAGCTTTGGCGTCAAGGAGCTGATGGCGGGCATCGCCACCTACGGGCCAGAGCCGCAGATCCAGTCGGCCGAGCCGCGCCAGATATTGCCCGAAGAGAAGAAGGTCGCCGGTTTCGTGTTCAAGGTGCAGGCCAATATGGACCCCAAGCACCGCGACCGCGTCGCCTTTGTGCGGCTGGCATCGGGGCATTTCCAGCGCGGCATGAAAATGACCCATGTGCGGACCAAAAAGCCGATGGCGATCACCAATCCGGTGATGTTTCTGGCCTCCGATCGCGAATTGGCCGAGGAGGCCTGGGCCGGGGATATCATCGGTATCCCCAACCACGGACAGCTGCGCATCGGGGACACGCTGACCGAAGGTGAAGCGCTGCGCGTGTCGGGCATCCCGTCCTTTGCGCCGGAGCTTTTGCAGGGCGTGCGGGCGGGCGATCCGCTTAAGGCCAAGCACCTTGAAAAGGCGCTGATGCAGTTTGCCGAGGAAGGGGCGGCGAAGGTGTTCAAACCCTCGATCGGATCGGGCTTTGTGGTGGGCGTTGTCGGCCAGCTGCAGTTCGAAGTGCTGGCCAGCCGGATCGAGCTGGAATACGGGCTGCCCGTGCGTTTCGAGCAATCGCAGTTTACCTCGGCGCGGTGGGTCAACGGGGCCCGCGCGGCGGTCGAGAAATTTGCCGATGCCAACAAGCAGCACATCGCCCATGATCACGACGGTGACATCGTGTATCTGACGCGCCTGCAATGGGACATCGACCGTGTTGAGCGGGATTATCCGGATGTGACATTGACCGCGACCAAAGAAATGATGGTGTAA
- a CDS encoding Hint domain-containing protein → MSQGTPSSQSVPVFVADQFRATDGANMGDLLSFANELILDDVYELSFGADPARLSLLAADDASFLVGTDTQIGTPGARIHMDSALTFMSPEGQIHDAILLVEVDDAGHVAEIFLLPFASLLPQVEYRLVGIDRDGAKTKFAQVACVSFTRGTHITMATGAQTPVEDLRVGDRILTRDDGIQTLRWIGHTTTRAVGEFAPIRITAGTLSNENDLIVSPDHRLFIYQRVDELGAGRAELLVKARHLVDHETVLVQQGGFVDYYQLLFDSHQIIYAEGIAAESMLIDSRTRPVLPHDLSRNLGDVIPGHSNLPHAGLDVQEGLLRRPDAAALLRKASGR, encoded by the coding sequence ATGTCCCAAGGCACCCCTTCATCGCAGAGTGTTCCCGTCTTTGTGGCGGACCAGTTTCGCGCGACCGATGGTGCGAACATGGGCGACCTGCTGTCGTTTGCCAACGAGCTGATCCTCGATGATGTGTACGAGCTGAGCTTTGGCGCCGATCCCGCGCGGTTGTCGCTGCTAGCGGCGGATGACGCGAGTTTTCTGGTCGGGACCGACACGCAGATCGGCACCCCCGGGGCGCGCATCCACATGGACAGTGCGCTGACATTCATGTCGCCCGAGGGGCAGATCCACGATGCGATTTTGCTGGTCGAAGTTGACGACGCGGGCCATGTGGCCGAGATTTTCCTGCTGCCCTTTGCCAGCCTCTTGCCGCAGGTGGAGTACCGGCTTGTCGGGATCGACCGCGACGGGGCAAAGACGAAATTCGCCCAGGTTGCCTGTGTCAGTTTTACCCGCGGCACCCACATCACGATGGCGACGGGCGCCCAGACCCCCGTCGAGGATTTGCGGGTCGGCGACCGTATCCTGACGCGCGACGATGGCATACAGACGTTGCGTTGGATCGGGCATACCACCACCCGCGCGGTGGGCGAATTCGCTCCGATCCGCATCACAGCGGGGACGCTCAGCAACGAAAACGATCTGATCGTCAGCCCCGATCACCGGCTGTTCATCTACCAGCGCGTGGACGAGTTGGGCGCGGGGCGCGCCGAGCTGCTGGTCAAGGCCCGCCATCTGGTGGATCATGAGACGGTGCTGGTCCAGCAGGGCGGGTTTGTCGATTACTACCAGTTGCTGTTTGACAGCCACCAGATCATCTATGCCGAAGGGATTGCCGCGGAATCGATGCTGATCGACAGCCGCACACGGCCGGTGTTGCCCCACGATCTGTCGCGCAACCTCGGTGATGTGATCCCCGGACATTCCAACCTGCCCCACGCCGGTCTGGATGTGCAGGAAGGGTTGCTGCGCCGCCCCGATGCCGCCGCTCTGCTGCGCAAGGCATCCGGCAGATAG
- a CDS encoding SDR family oxidoreductase — MDLGIKGKRALVCASSKGLGLGCAEALAAAGVDLVMNARGAETLDAEADRLRGTYGVNVQTVAADVATQDGQAAVIDAAGAADILVNNAGGPPPGMWQDWDRDDFIAALDANMLAPIALIKGLVPAMMDRGWGRVVNITSQSVRAPIGVLGLSNSARTGLTGYVAGTSRQVAGSGVTINNLLPGIHATDRADSLDGAVVKSQGITLEEARAQRAATIPAGRYGTAAEFGAACAFLCSTHAGFIVGQSILLDGGATNITM, encoded by the coding sequence ATGGATCTGGGGATCAAAGGCAAACGGGCGCTGGTGTGCGCCTCGTCAAAGGGTTTGGGACTGGGCTGTGCCGAAGCACTGGCCGCCGCCGGTGTCGATCTGGTGATGAACGCACGCGGCGCGGAAACGCTTGACGCCGAAGCGGACCGGCTGCGCGGCACCTACGGTGTCAATGTGCAAACCGTGGCGGCCGATGTGGCGACACAGGACGGTCAGGCCGCCGTGATCGATGCCGCGGGGGCGGCGGACATTCTGGTGAACAATGCGGGCGGCCCCCCTCCGGGCATGTGGCAGGACTGGGACCGCGACGATTTCATCGCGGCGCTGGACGCCAACATGCTGGCGCCGATCGCCCTGATCAAAGGGCTGGTGCCCGCCATGATGGACCGCGGCTGGGGCCGGGTGGTCAACATCACATCGCAGTCGGTGCGCGCGCCCATCGGGGTGCTGGGGCTCAGCAACTCCGCCCGCACCGGTCTGACGGGCTACGTCGCGGGCACCTCGCGGCAGGTTGCGGGATCGGGCGTGACCATCAACAACCTGCTGCCCGGCATCCACGCGACGGACCGCGCGGATTCGCTCGACGGCGCGGTGGTCAAATCGCAAGGCATCACCCTTGAAGAGGCGCGCGCCCAACGCGCGGCAACCATCCCTGCGGGGCGCTACGGCACCGCGGCGGAATTCGGGGCGGCCTGCGCATTCCTGTGTTCCACACACGCCGGTTTCATCGTGGGCCAATCCATCCTTCTGGACGGTGGCGCCACGAACATCACGATGTAA
- a CDS encoding DNA alkylation repair protein produces MAERFSLKDHLFNPQTVAQLAEDFARGVPGFDGDAFTAKALGGFDGRELLERLDWLADCAQAQLAGDFPTMADQLEAALPPPLDPTLRDDDFGQFIHAVPGILAVRHGLEHHRDRALDLLYAATQRFSMEFYIRPFLNRWPAETLARLHEWAQDDNYHVRRLVSEGTRPRLPWAKSVRLNPDQTLPLLTRLHGDPTRYVTRSVANHLNDIAKTDPDRVLGTLDDWQAREVQAKAELDWMRRHALRTLIKQGHPGAMAALGYRQDVPLSARITPATGQVAIGDVLPFTVTLAADVSLPVLVDYRIGFARPGAKTAQKVFKLKTARISAGTPLELTKKHRFKGDATTFTLHPGVHTITVQVNGLDVCETQVTLTG; encoded by the coding sequence GTGGCAGAACGGTTTTCGCTCAAGGACCACCTGTTCAACCCGCAGACCGTGGCACAGCTGGCGGAGGATTTCGCCCGCGGTGTACCGGGCTTTGACGGTGATGCCTTCACCGCCAAGGCGCTCGGCGGGTTTGACGGGCGCGAGTTGCTCGAACGGCTGGACTGGCTCGCCGATTGCGCACAGGCGCAGCTGGCGGGCGATTTCCCCACGATGGCGGACCAGCTCGAAGCCGCACTGCCGCCGCCACTGGACCCGACCCTGCGCGACGATGACTTCGGGCAGTTCATCCACGCGGTGCCGGGCATTCTGGCGGTGCGCCACGGGCTCGAACACCACCGCGACCGCGCGCTCGATCTGCTGTATGCTGCGACGCAACGCTTCTCGATGGAGTTCTACATCCGGCCCTTCCTGAACCGCTGGCCTGCCGAAACGCTCGCGCGGCTGCATGAATGGGCGCAGGATGACAACTATCACGTGCGGCGGTTGGTCAGCGAGGGCACGCGCCCGCGGCTGCCGTGGGCAAAATCCGTGCGCCTGAACCCTGACCAGACGCTGCCGCTGCTGACCCGGCTGCATGGCGATCCCACCCGCTATGTCACGCGGTCGGTCGCCAATCACCTCAACGATATTGCCAAAACAGATCCGGACCGCGTGCTGGGTACGCTGGACGACTGGCAGGCAAGGGAGGTGCAGGCAAAGGCAGAACTGGACTGGATGCGCCGCCACGCGCTGCGCACGCTGATAAAGCAGGGGCATCCCGGCGCGATGGCGGCGCTTGGCTACCGGCAGGACGTGCCGCTCAGCGCCCGGATCACTCCGGCGACCGGCCAAGTGGCCATTGGCGATGTCTTGCCCTTCACGGTGACGCTCGCCGCGGATGTCTCGCTGCCGGTGTTGGTGGATTACCGCATCGGTTTTGCCCGCCCGGGCGCCAAGACGGCGCAGAAGGTGTTCAAGCTCAAGACCGCGCGGATCAGCGCCGGAACCCCGCTGGAGCTGACCAAAAAGCACCGGTTCAAAGGCGACGCGACGACCTTCACGCTGCATCCCGGGGTGCACACGATCACCGTGCAGGTGAACGGGCTGGACGTCTGCGAAACGCAGGTGACGCTAACGGGCTGA